A genomic window from Rhizobium sp. 007 includes:
- a CDS encoding metalloregulator ArsR/SmtB family transcription factor yields the protein MDRDEVLKALSHPMRVEILNWLKDPKEHFSSQEHPLEMGVCASQFERCGLSQSTVSAHLATLSRAGLVTTRRVGQWVFYKRNEETIAAFLKQLSQDL from the coding sequence ATGGATAGAGATGAAGTCCTGAAAGCGCTTTCCCATCCGATGCGGGTGGAAATCCTCAATTGGCTGAAAGATCCGAAGGAGCACTTCTCCTCCCAGGAGCACCCTTTGGAAATGGGTGTCTGTGCCAGCCAGTTCGAGCGCTGCGGCCTTTCGCAATCGACCGTATCCGCTCATCTCGCAACATTGAGCCGCGCCGGCCTCGTCACGACCAGGCGCGTCGGCCAATGGGTTTTCTACAAGCGCAACGAAGAAACGATCGCTGCCTTCCTCAAGCAACTAAGCCAGGATCTGTGA